The DNA segment TACACCGTACATCACAGTGATTAAACCATATTTATCTCGATGTAATAAGGCGTGTTGTAGAACACTTCTTAGAGGCGCTATACCTAATCCGCCGGCTATTAACAGGAGGTTATGGTTCTCCATAACTCCCATTGGGAAACCGTTTCCGTAAGGACCTCTTAGCCATAGTAGATCTTTTTCTTTAAGCCTGTGAATCGCGTTTGTAACCCGCCCGACTTTTCTTATACAAAGCTGAAGTTCACCGGGTGTTTTTTGAACATTGCATACAGAGATCGGGGCTTCGCCTACGCCTGGAACACTTATCTCTAAGAATTGCCCGGGGTTATAGTGGAATTCTTCAACCGCTTTAGAGTCTACCAGTCTTAAATAGAATAATTTTTCTATGCTAGTCATTTCTTCTATTTTAATTATCTCAGCTTCTAAAGGTGTTAGAGGATTTCTAGCATTCAATCTTCTCTCACCTGGTTTAATACTTCAACGAAGTTTATGTCGGCAGGGCAGTAAACCGTGCACCTACCGCAGCCCACACAGTTTAAAGAATCCTCGCTGAAGCTCATCTTGCAGTTGAATCTATTATATAGGCGTTCAACTCTTGTAGGTCTGAAATTAAGACCACCAGCTACTAAGGCGTGCTGTCTCAGCATACAGCTATCCCATCTTCTAGCTCTTAAACCGTTTTTTAAATCAAGTTTTAAATAATCCACTACATCATAGCATCTGCACGTTGGGCATACGAGATTGCATGTTCCACAGCCGAAGCATATGTCCGCATTCTCCTGCCAAGCGGAGTGATCGTGAGAAAGATCTAGTATGTCTTGGATGCCGTTAACATTTAAGTTAAGAGAGATTCTTTTAATCCGTTCAGCTTCAACTCTCTTAAACTCCTTTATATCAGGTAAAGAAGTATCGGCGAGTATGTTTTTACATTCACTTATTATTTGAAAACCTTTCAGCGACCCTACGCGGATAATATACCTATCATCCACTTCATGCATGAATAAATCGAATCCTCTCAGAGCGTGGCTTGAACCTGTAGAAGTGCAGAAACAGTTTTCATCGGGTTCACAGCTGACGCCTATAATAATAGTGTTATCACGCCGTGTTTTATAAAATAAATCCGGGAACTGGTTAAGATAAACTCGATCTAAAAGATTTATAGCGTTTATATCACAGCTGTGGACTCCTAGTAGAACTGTTTTCGAATCGTCAACTATTTCTTTAAATCCTTTATCTTTATTTAAAAGATAAAGCGGTTCTTTCGGTTTTAAAAAGAATTTTTTAGGAGGTATCATTGTTCGAGTATATTTTAACTGCAGCTCTTTAAAATCTGTTAACTCTGTGAAATCATATAATTTGCTTGCTTTCTTAACAGGCGCGTAAACCACTCCGAATTTACTTAGTATGGATATGAAATTTTCAAGATGTTTTTTGAAAAGTTTCTTATACAATTTAATCTACTCCTTTGAAATCTCTGAAATTATTCAGGGACCTTGAATAAACATATTTTTATGCTATCGAAGGCTGCTTCAGCTGCTTTACATATAGGTTCAATGTGATTGTTTAAAGGTGGAGTGTAGCCTATGTGAAGTTTCGCTAACTCGGAGGCTGTCATTTTATTTGTCATAGCCGCTGATAAGAATATAGCTCGCATAGCAGCGCCCTCTTCACCCACTATTTGCGCACCTATCAACGTCGTGGATTCTAATTCGAATATAAGTTTTACTTGTATCCATTTAGCTCCAGGATAGTAGTCGGCTTTAGTTTTACCTTCAACTATTGAGACTATCGGGATGATCCCTCTTTGTCTAGCCTGTCTTTCAGTGTATCCTACGTGAGCGATTTGAAGATTGAATAACTGTAGCATACCAACTATTAATATAGCTGGGAGAACAGAGTATCCGCCTGCTGCGTTAATACCTGCTACAGCACCCATTGAATCAGCCCCTGTCCTCACTTGGAAACAGCTTGATCTGCCTGTTATAAGATCTGGTAGCTCTACGCAATCCCCGCAAGCGTATATGTCTTTAATATTCGTCTCCATTCTCATGTTAACTTTTATAGCTCCTAGTTCCCCTAACTCTATACCGGCTTTCACAGCTAGTAAAACATTAGGGTCAACTGCTGTGGAGACGATCACGAAGTCTACTGGGAGAATTTCATCGTTTACTCTAATCGCTTGAACTTTTTTCTCACCTATTATCTCAGTGCATCGACCGTTAAGTATAAGTTTTATCCCTCTCTTAGCGAACTCTGGAAGTATTCGCTTAGTCATATCTTCATCTAATAGATTTGGTAGAATCTGAGGTTTCCTATCGATAATAGTTACTTTCACACCTAGTTTAGAGAGGGCGTCAGCCATTTCAAGCCCGACCATTCCACCGCCGATAATAGCGCATTTCTCAAGTGTTTTCGCAGCTTTTAAAATCCGCTCACCGTCTGTGATAGTTCTAACGTAAAACACGTTATCTTTATCAATTCCTTTAATAGGTGGAACTCTAGGCGTCCCCCCTAAAGCGAGTATTAATTTATCGTAGTGATCCGTAAATGAAACACCGTCTTTAACTACGTGGATTTTTTTACTAGCCGGATCTATTCCAGTAACCTCAGAGTTAAGATGTATTTCAATTTTGTTTTTATCATAGAAATCTTTAGGATATTCGATTAAATCTTGGAAGCTTTTAACTTCTCCGCTGATCACGAACGGGATGCCGCACCTAGAGTATGGGAGATATTTTTCTTTCTCGTATACAACTATCTCAGCGTCTAAGTTTGTTTTACGCGCGTTTACAGCAGCACTTAAACCTGCGGCGTTAAACCCTACGATTATAACTCTCATAAAACCACCTTTAAAAATTTCATAACCGGTTTACAGCCTATTTTCATCTCAATATAAATATAATAGTATAATTTTATATATTTGATATACTAAATTATATCGGCTATGACGAATAACGAGGATGTTGAAGTTAAACATTACTGTCCTTTCAAAAACATCTGCACTAAGTGGACCTTTGCAGTGATAGAGCTTTTAGCCAATTACGGTAAACTTAATTTCAACGCTTTACAGAAGCTTCTCAGTAAAGAAGGGCGTATCACGTCCAGAGCACTATCTGAAACTTTAAAAAAACTCATAAACGCAGGTTTAATTGAAAGAAAGATAATGGGGGATAAACCACCTTTAGCAGTCTACGGTTTAACAAGCTTCGGCATCCAGTTTAGAACTAAACTATACCCGCTCATCCAATGGTTCGACTACTCTAAAACTTATAGATTGGGATAAACTATTTCTAAACTTAAAAAAAATAATAAATTTATATTCAGAATATGTATCCATATTATTATACGCTAAGCCTCTAGATTTACTGTTATCTTAAATTTTAAAACATCACGGTTAGATCGCTTTGGCTAAAACTATTGAAAACAATAATTCTAAAATCATAATAGGTATAGACATTCTACCAGGTTTCTCAGTACACGGTAGCGTTCGACCTAAATATGCTATGGCTGTTTTGGAAGGCAACACATTCAAGGAAATAAAAGATAAAGTTACTCTCTCAGATATAGTATACTACGCGGGAAAGTATAACGCAGATATTTTAGCTGTAGATAATATTTTTGAAGTCGTACCTAGCGGTAAAGAAGTTTATAAAATTCTTTTAAAACTCCCTGATAAAACTAGACTGGTTCAAGTGACGGGGGCCCCAGGATATTTAATGAAGCCTGTGCATGTGATAGCCCGTGAGCAGGGATTGGATGTTAAAGAGCATCTTAACCCTGTTGATAACGCTAAAACACTAGCTATTTTAGCTGCGCGAAACATTGGATTTGAAATTAAAGCCTTTGAAAATGAAACAATGATAACTGTTTCAAGAAGCCGTAATCTAGGTCCTGGAGGGTCCAGTCAAGCTCGTTTAAGAAGGCGGCTTCACAGCTTCGTTCTTAACACGACCAGAGAGGTAGAGTGTAAGCTTAAAGAAGCCGGATTAGATTATGAGCTCAACACGAAGGAATCGGATTTCGGATTAGACAGCAGCAGGTTTATTGTATCAGCTTCTAAAGGAGAGTTAAAGAAGATTATCCCACAGATAAAAGGCCCTGATATAAAAGTAACTATCAAACCCATTAGAAGTAAAACACTATCATACACACCCCTATCAGGGGAAATGAGAGTGTACAGCGCGGAGCGGAGGTTGATTATAGGAGTCGACCCCGGTATCACCACAGGTTTAGCGATCATAGATTTAGATGGAAACATTCTAGACTTAAAAAGTTCTAAAATGTTTTCGAAGAGTGAAATACTCAGCTTTATACGCGGCTATGGTTTACCGCTTATCTACGCCTGTGATACACCTCATATACCTGAATTTATAGTGAAACTAGCTAACTCGAGTGACTCAAAAATTTTTTCACCTAGAAGAGTTATGAGCATATCTGAGAAACAGGAGCTGGTGTACGATTTCATCAGAGGGGGAGATGTGAAAATCACCAACTCGCATAAACGAGACGCATTAGCCGCCGCTATTAAAGCGTATCAATATTATAAACCAGTCTTCAATAAAATCGAGTTGAAACTTTCCAAGACACCGTTCTTTATACCCGCTAACGATGTTAAAGCTGAAGTTATAATGCGTGAGAAATCGATTTCAAAAGCTATCAGCGATCTATCCCCTAAGATCGAATCTGAACAGGTTAGTGTCGAGAAACCTGAGCTGCCTAAACCAGTAGCCACTGATGATTCAATAATTAGAGAGCTTAGAAGAAAGATTTCAAATCTCACACTATTTAACGAACAGTTGAAAGAGGAGAATAATAAACTTAAATCTAAAATAAAAGAGTTAGAGGCGCGCTTCAAGATAGTACTGGATGAAGAAGCTGTAAAACTGAGGAGGGAGCGGGCTTACCGTATAAAAGAGGAGGAGATAATCAATTTAAGAGAACAAGTCAACCAGCTTAAAAATACTATATCTAAGCTTCAAAATGAAATACATAATTTGAAGAGCATCAAAACTCTTGAAGCGCAGGGTAAAATTAAACCTATTAAAATAGCTAGAAATTTCTCAAAAGAATCTTTAACTGAGCTAGATCAACAATACGGCATATTGAAAAATGATATCATATTCTTAGAAGACGCTACTGGAGGGGGTTCAGGGACAGCGGAAATACTTATTGAGCGAGGGGTTAAAGCTGTGATCACTAGAAACGATATGTCGCACTTAGCATTGGAGAAACTTATCTCAGCGGAGATACCTGTTATACCAGTGGAGGCGGTGGATTTATCCAAGTATAGCGATTTTTATGCTGTAGACGCTGAGAAATTCAGTAAAGTATACAATAAGTTTCTAGAGGATATTCGCAGGAGAAAGACGGGTTTAACTGTTGATAAACTTATTGAAATAATCAACGAGTACAGGAGCAGTAGGATCTCCTATTCTAATTCTCAAACTTGAGAGGTTCTACTTTTAAGCCAATCTAATGTGACATCGGGTTTAATGTAGAGAATATTATTCCCTCGTATGAATATTTCACCATACCTTGCCACAGGCTTATCATCCTCTATTTCCTCAGCTTCAGCTAAAACAATATTCATATACACATCCATTTCAGTTAAACGACCCACGTATTCTTTTTTATTCTTTAACTTAACTAAAACTAAATTATTGAGCGCTTTTGAAAGAAGTTTAAGCGGCTGCCTTTCCAAAATTCAATCCTCCAAAAAAATTTAACAGTATTAAACGTTTAACACGACTTGTTTAATAAACTTTTGGATTAAAATAATATATTAAACTTAAGTTTAAACGATCGCTTAGGTAACAAGTACAGCAACGGTGAGTACTAAAGTTGAACCTAAAAAATAACTGGGAGAATAAAAATTTTTTAATAGGGTTTCATGTTTCAATTAAAGGCTCACTAGACTTATCAGTTGATAGAGCTGCTGAATTAGGGTGCACTGTATTCCAGATTTTCACTACAAATCCACGCAGTTGGAGACCTAGAGTTTTAACAGATTTAGAAACTGAAAAATTCAATGAGAAAAGAATAAAAAATAACTTTCAAAAAGTCTTCTCTCATATGCCCTATCTCCCCAACCTAGCTTCCCCTAAAATAAAAGTATACGATCTTTCTGTAAAAACACTTTTAAGTGAAGTTTCAAGATGCATGAGATTGAACATACCTTTCTTAGTGACTCATTTAGGATCTCATTTAGGGGAGGGTTACAGAAGAGGTGTTAAGAGAATTATAGATGCGCTTAATCAGGCTAATAACCTCTCTAAGGGAAAAGTTAAAATTCTCTTAGAGAACACAGCCGGTTCACCTAATAGCATCGGCTCAAAATTCGAGCATATCGGAGATATAATCAACGGCGTCCAACATAACAGTTATATAGGCTTCTGCTTCGACACATGTCACGGATGGGCTGCCGGCTACGATATTAAAACAGTAAAAGGTGTTAATGAAACGGTTGAAAAACTAGACAATATAATAGGATTAAAAAAAGTTTATTTAATCCATCTAAATGACTCTGTAGGAGGACTAGGATCACATATAGATAGACATGAACATATAGGTTTAGGTTCCATAGGCTTAGACGGCTTCAAAAACTTTCTGCGAAGCTGTTTAAGCCAACAACCCCTAATAATGGAGACTCCTATCGATGAGAGGAGAAGCGACTTAGAGAATTTACTCACTGTTAAGAAAATCATCTCAGAGTTATAATTCAATAATCTGCTCTGAGATCACATTACTCTTTGAAGCTAAAACCACACAGTAGCCTATACTGGTCTGGGTTATTTTAACCCACTCTAAGTCAGGTGTCTCAGAAAACGTTTTAAAAAGCTGTAGAAAATTTTTGAAAGAGTCTAAAAATCTTTTAGAAGTATACGTAGTATTGTCCTCAGGAGTATAATTTAACGGTAATTCAGCTCTATAAATCGCCTTCACCTTAGGAACTGTAAAGTTGAGATAGAGGAAGATTTTATGACCGGCTTGAGCCACTAAGCCTAGTATCCAATCAGATTTTATCTCTTTCAAATCATCTAAAACTTTTCTACGCGCGTAACTCTCTAAAGGGCTGGGAAAACATAACACACCTACAAGCCGGCGAAGAATCAAAGTTTGATCACTTTCCGCCGCCTGCGTGTAACCTAAAACTAAATTACTAGCTATATTTTTTTTAAACGCTTCCTCAGCTTCAATCTTCAACGCAGCTCTTGTGAAAGCCGGCTCAACTAAAAGCTCACCCCTATAAATTAATGTAGGGGTCTTCACATAGTTGCTTGGCGGGGTGACGAATAAGGAGAGCTCAGGTGTTAAACTTTTTGTTAACGTTTCTAATAATTTTTCGATCACCATTTTAATCAAGAAATAAGAAAACTCAGTCTACTTAAATCTAGCGGTCGTAATCATATAGAAAATTTTAAATATGATAACCTCATAAAAAAAATTGGGATTCAATATGAGCACTTGCAGAGTCGGCGGCCTCAGCATAATAGACAGATTACTAAGTTTATGGGTAGCTATAGGTATTGTAATTGGGTTAACCATTGGTAAATTAGCACCATGGCTTAACATATACCTGCAGTACGGCATCCCTGTAGGATTATTCCTAATGATATATCCGGCGATGGTTAAAATAGATTTAAATGATTTAAAACAAGCTTTAAAAAGCAAGAGAGAAGTGGGTGTGGTTGCTTTTTTAAACTACGCAGTCAACCCTTTTCTAGTCTACTTTATAGGATTCGTGTTTTTCAGCCTGATATTCCCTGGTTTAGGTTTATTAACACCGGATACAGCGAGCGCCTTATGGACTGGGTTAATACTTTTAGGAGTGGCGCCATGCATAGCGATGGTACTGGTTTGGACGGATCTAGCTCAGGGCAATGGGCCTTTAGGAATAGTTTTAATGGCGTGGAACTCTATAATTCAAATTATAACAACACCCTTATACATCGCGTTATTAGTAGGTACCTATGTATCTATTAATGTATTATCTATAGGCGAAAGCGTTCTCTTATATCTTGGACTCCCACTTATAGCCGGGGCTTTAACGCGCAAAATCATCTTAAATCGGAAAGGGCCAGCATGGTTTAGCAATAAATTAATTCCACCACTGGGAAGCCTTCAATTATTAGCTCTTTTATTCACAATGGTTGTGATGTTTTCACTTCAAGGATATGTAATACTAGACAACCCTCAACTAATACTATTCATGGTAGCTCCTCTATTTCTTTTCATATTCTTACTATACAATTTAGCATATTTTCTAGCAAGGAAAATAGGCCACGACTATTGCGATTCAACAACTATAGGATTCCACTGCACCGGCAGAAATTTCGAACTAGCGATAGCCATAGCGTTAACAGCATTCGCAGCAACACCTTTAGTCGCTGTTTCAACTGTAATAGGCCCGCTGATAGAGATACCCGTTATGCTAGCCCTAGTTAAAATAAGTCTTAGAAGAAAGCAGGTTTTCTCTGAAGATCTTAGAAAAGTAAAAGAGAATTAATTGAGAGCTAATAAAAACCTCAAAAATTTTCCCCCTACCTCCGATAGAGAATAATATTTCCACCGCCAACTTACTCTACAAGATACTAAACCAGCTTTCTGTAAAACACTAAGATGATGGGAAGTAGTCGGCTGAGATAACCCTAGTAGAATATTAATCTCACATCCGCACATCTCCCTCTCAAACAATAATAGCAAAATCTTCAACCTGTTAAAATTACTTATCGCCTTCAAAATAAAATTAATCTTTCTAACCCACTCCTTATTCAATTTACTATCTACATTCTTAAGTAAACTAACATAAGATTGTAAATCATACTCCACACATTTTTCTTTAATTAAACGAGCCAGCCTCTTAAGCTGCACCTCTGTTAAATCTATTCTCTCACTCATTTAACATCCACCAAATAAATATTATAAAATAAAATATATAATTAATTAAAAATAAGAGGACCGCTAAAACGTTGCAAATAGAATTTTTAAGAACAATATAAAAATCAATAAGCACATAATCCATATTATAAAACATACAGGGATGAAACACATACCTACATAAGAATTTTTAACACACCACCAGCGCAGATAAACCCTACACTATAATTTGGAGCTGCGACAAAGACGCTAAGCAGAGTTTAAGAGCCTTTACATAGATAATCCTCACCTACTAAGTGGTTTCCAGTATATACATCTAGGTATTATCAAAATTAAATATTAAAAGCTTTTAATGAATCTAATAAATAGGCGTTCTATGAAAAATTATTTAAGGGCTCTACGTTGAAAACGTGGAGCCTCGGGTGGGATTTGAACCCACGATTTGTCTTAAAAGCGTAGCGCTTTTAATCCAACAGCTTACGAGGCTGCCGCTCCACCGAGCTGAGCTACCGAGGCTTTTAATAATTTTTCATTTTCAGATATTTCGAGTTAATTCTACGATAAATATTTTATTATATCCACGTATAGGTATTCTAACATTAATTAGGTTTGAGGTGTTTCATTTGGATAAAGATGTAACTGTGAGCGGTGTTGGTGAGCGTAGATTAGTTGATTTATTCATGGAGTTATTAGGAGAAAGCGACGTTAATTTACTACCTCACCCAGATGACGCTGTAGCTGTTAGATTTGGAGATAAGCTTTTAGTTTTTAAAACTGATATGTTCGTAGCCTCCACTGATATGCCGCCTAAGATGAGCTTCTACGAGGTGGGTTGGAAGACTGTTATTATGAATATTAGCGATTTAGCTAGTAAAGGCGCTGTTCCATTATATTTTTTATCCTCTATAGGTATGCCTGGAAGCTTTAAATTAAAAGATTCTCTAGATTTATTAAAGGGTATACGGGAAGCGGCTTCAGAGTACGGGGTGAAAGTTTTAGGGGGGGATCTTGGCGAATGTAAAGAGCTTGTTGTAGCCGGTTTTCTTATAGGTTCCTCTCCTAGTGGCCGTCTTATTCCCCGTAAAGGAGCTGAGCCGGGGGATATGTTAGCTGTTACAGGCTGCTTCGGTTTAACGGCAGCGGCTTTAAAAACTTTTATGAGGCATCTTAAAGTTGACGTAGAGTTGGAGAATATTTTTAGAAAAGCCTTATTTAAACCAGCCGCCAAGGTTAAAGAAGGCTTAGCGTTAGCTAATTGTAAAGGTGTGAGCTCCTGTATAGATTCGTCAGACGGGCTTTTAGAGTCTTTACTAGAACTGGGGAAAGTTAATAATGTAGGGTTTATAGTGGAGGATGTTCCTGTTTGCGAGCTTATTGAGGGGTTTGCGGGAGAATACGGGTTTAATATTTTAGATTTAGTTTTTAGAGGCGGTGAAGAATATGAGCTTGTAGCCACTATACGCCCTGAAAACGTTGAAGAAGTTTTGAAAACTGTTCGAGAGACAGGTGGCGAGCTTAAAATTATCGGTCGAGTTATTAAGGAGCCGCGTATTTTCTGCGATTATAAAGGTGAAAGAATAGAGTTAAAGAATAGAGGCTACGAGCATTTTAAAAATAGGTAAAAAAATAAAGTGGAAAGGTTATATTAGTCTGCGGTGCCTGCGTAGTAGGAATAATGCGATTGATATTACTGCTATCGTAACCACTGAGATAACTATAATGAACGTTGACTGTCCGATTTCTTCTATTAAACCACCGCCTTCTTCTCCTTCAAAGAACGGGAATATGGAGAACGAGGGGTCGTTGTCTATGCTGTAGCCGCCCCAGTTTTTGAACGCTGTGGTTAAAAAGTACATGGAATCAGTTATCTCAAAGGAGGTTAACGTGTCGTTAGTCTCGGTTGTATACATGGATTTAAATGCGTAAAGTGGTGTTGTAGAGGAGCTGGCGTTGTACACTTGACCGTTACGGCCCCATGTATAGTTTAAACCGCCCATTTTTATCTCAGCTAGTTTCGCATTCTCGGATTCGAATTTGAAATCATTCGCTGTAGTATTATCGTTAGGGGCTACAGGAGACTCACCGGCTTTAAACATGGTTTGCATGCTAGAAGTTGAAAGATGGGCGTTATAGCATATTGCTAAAGATCTGCTTGACAGAACTGAATTATTAAAGTGGGTTAAAGACCAGTTCCCTATATATTGATCTATTTTAAGTGTTGCGGTTTCAGGCTGGTTTTCTTGGCTACTAGGTGTAATCTGGAAGTGTCCTGTGAAGCTCATCTCATCTATTGAAGCGGATTCCAGTGTTTTCTCAAAGTCTGTTTCATCAATTGTTAAAAACGGATTGTGGTAGAATGCATAAGGACTGTATAATAGGTTTCCTATATTTGAAGGATAGAGTGTTCCACTCACTCCTCGGAGCGTGACTGTGAATGTGATCGGTGTGTTAATTGAAACGTTTGAGGAACCTAATGGAGAGGTCTCGTTGAAGGGTCTTATAAATGAGAGCTCATCTACGTTTTCGATTATAAAGTAATGTGTGACCTCGCCTATATCAAGAGAACCTTGACTATAACCGAGTCTAGGCACACCATCGCCGTCGCTGTCATTAAATAATAAGAGACCCGCGTAGTCTGCTTTAAACGCGATGTTATCTGATAATTCAGGGGTTTGGTATATATAGTTTTCACTTACGCTGAGGAAGAACCATGAATACTCCCATCTATTTTGACTAAGCCACCAGTATTTCCCAAGGTAGTCGTTTATCGTAATGTTGTGGGTAAACCATTTTATGGGTTCATAACCCCACTTACTATATATTGTATAGTTTATACGCATTAATTCTGTGAGATTCACCGGCGTCCAGTCAGTGTGATACCAGTAGAAGTTGTTACTCCAGTTATATTCGTTGAATGTTTTCATTAAACCTGCGTTTATTTTAATATTTGTGAGTGTTATGTTATTTCTCACCCAGTTAATTGAGAGCTCCATGTAAGTCCAGTTATAACCCCAAACATCGGTTGTTGAATAAACACTGCGAATATAGTATCTGTCACTTGTTGTTTTAAGATCACCGTCTAAATCTAGAGCACCATCAGGGGCTACTTCGAAACTCCAAATTCCTATCCTACGAGTTCTATCTTCACCAATTACTAACGCTGAATCTGGTTTATATTCCTTGAATACTCCGATCTGTTGTGAAAAATCGGTTGTGTTATATAAGTCTATGTTGGAACAGTATGTGCCATCACGGTTAGAATCTGATAAAGATAGTCTGAAATAAACTATTATAATATTGTAATCAGATGCAACTGCCCACTCAATATCTTCTACAACATCATAGTATTCACTATACTCAATTTCAGTCCAGTTATAAAGTCTTACAGTGTAGGTTCCGTAACTATAATATGAGTCATTCCATAAGAAATATCTGAAGCGTATTTCAGAGATATTGTATGTCTGATGTAGTTTATCATCTCTGAAACAGTTTAATTTAATTTGGAAACCTTTTACAGTGTCTAAAATATCTTGGGGTAATTTAATACTTACAGTAATGTTAAACTCAGAACCTTGGTTTACACCGTACACCGGTTTCCCACTAGTTGAGTCAATGTAGTTTGTTGTAATAACACCTTTCTCAACGTATAGATGTTTGTCAAAGTCGGGTGGTGTGGTTGCGTAAGCGTTACCCTCGGCGGTTGCGTAGATAAGAATATCGCACTGGGAGGTTTGATTAAACTCGGAGGTGAACGTTCCCTTAAATATAATATCCCTTTTATTAGATGTATCGTTGCCTGCTGGAGTGAAATAAGTGTGATTCCCATAAAATACAGGTATCACACTCGCCCCGTACCCACAGTAACCTTCCTCGATCCATACGCCCGATGAATTATATATAAAGAATATATACTCAGGCCACATCGAGTTATTTACAGTGGGCCAGCGTCCTGTGGAAATACGAACTTGGACACTCGCCAGATCTCTCCCAGCGGTTACGTGAAGCCAGACCTCTTCACCCCTCGTTATAATATTTTGAAGCGGTGTTCCATCAGGTTTAGTTACGTTGAGTGTAACATAGACGATTTCGCCGATCACATATATTTGGTAAAATTCACCGCTAAACCATTTTGAGTAACCAGGAGAATACGTGCCACCGTTCACATCAACTACAGATATGGAGAAATAGAAGGTTGAGGCGATTAACGACGCTGTAAACTCGCCGATAAAACTCACCACAGTCCCATTTTTTGTTGAAATTAAAGCGGAATCATTCTCATTTAAATTGAAAAGCTCAATTGAAGCGCCGCCGTATTCGCCTGAAGAAACACTAAATCCACCGTTTTTATCATACGTGAGATGTATATACATTTTAGATGAGGAAATGTAAACACCGATAAATTTTATTCGATCACCGACTAAAACATTTGCTGGGATAATCGCTGAGATATTAACGGGAGTCTCAAGTGGTATTACACCGGAGCCGTCATTGGGTATTTCAGTTCCGTTGAGAAAGCTCACTGTAATAGT comes from the Candidatus Odinarchaeum yellowstonii genome and includes:
- a CDS encoding FAD-dependent oxidoreductase: MRVIIVGFNAAGLSAAVNARKTNLDAEIVVYEKEKYLPYSRCGIPFVISGEVKSFQDLIEYPKDFYDKNKIEIHLNSEVTGIDPASKKIHVVKDGVSFTDHYDKLILALGGTPRVPPIKGIDKDNVFYVRTITDGERILKAAKTLEKCAIIGGGMVGLEMADALSKLGVKVTIIDRKPQILPNLLDEDMTKRILPEFAKRGIKLILNGRCTEIIGEKKVQAIRVNDEILPVDFVIVSTAVDPNVLLAVKAGIELGELGAIKVNMRMETNIKDIYACGDCVELPDLITGRSSCFQVRTGADSMGAVAGINAAGGYSVLPAILIVGMLQLFNLQIAHVGYTERQARQRGIIPIVSIVEGKTKADYYPGAKWIQVKLIFELESTTLIGAQIVGEEGAAMRAIFLSAAMTNKMTASELAKLHIGYTPPLNNHIEPICKAAEAAFDSIKICLFKVPE
- a CDS encoding U6 snRNA-associated Sm-like protein LSm6; the encoded protein is MERQPLKLLSKALNNLVLVKLKNKKEYVGRLTEMDVYMNIVLAEAEEIEDDKPVARYGEIFIRGNNILYIKPDVTLDWLKSRTSQV
- a CDS encoding helix-turn-helix transcriptional regulator; its protein translation is MTNNEDVEVKHYCPFKNICTKWTFAVIELLANYGKLNFNALQKLLSKEGRITSRALSETLKKLINAGLIERKIMGDKPPLAVYGLTSFGIQFRTKLYPLIQWFDYSKTYRLG
- a CDS encoding arsenic resistance protein, with product MSTCRVGGLSIIDRLLSLWVAIGIVIGLTIGKLAPWLNIYLQYGIPVGLFLMIYPAMVKIDLNDLKQALKSKREVGVVAFLNYAVNPFLVYFIGFVFFSLIFPGLGLLTPDTASALWTGLILLGVAPCIAMVLVWTDLAQGNGPLGIVLMAWNSIIQIITTPLYIALLVGTYVSINVLSIGESVLLYLGLPLIAGALTRKIILNRKGPAWFSNKLIPPLGSLQLLALLFTMVVMFSLQGYVILDNPQLILFMVAPLFLFIFLLYNLAYFLARKIGHDYCDSTTIGFHCTGRNFELAIAIALTAFAATPLVAVSTVIGPLIEIPVMLALVKISLRRKQVFSEDLRKVKEN
- a CDS encoding deoxyribonuclease IV; its protein translation is MNLKNNWENKNFLIGFHVSIKGSLDLSVDRAAELGCTVFQIFTTNPRSWRPRVLTDLETEKFNEKRIKNNFQKVFSHMPYLPNLASPKIKVYDLSVKTLLSEVSRCMRLNIPFLVTHLGSHLGEGYRRGVKRIIDALNQANNLSKGKVKILLENTAGSPNSIGSKFEHIGDIINGVQHNSYIGFCFDTCHGWAAGYDIKTVKGVNETVEKLDNIIGLKKVYLIHLNDSVGGLGSHIDRHEHIGLGSIGLDGFKNFLRSCLSQQPLIMETPIDERRSDLENLLTVKKIISEL
- a CDS encoding DUF460 domain-containing protein, with translation MAKTIENNNSKIIIGIDILPGFSVHGSVRPKYAMAVLEGNTFKEIKDKVTLSDIVYYAGKYNADILAVDNIFEVVPSGKEVYKILLKLPDKTRLVQVTGAPGYLMKPVHVIAREQGLDVKEHLNPVDNAKTLAILAARNIGFEIKAFENETMITVSRSRNLGPGGSSQARLRRRLHSFVLNTTREVECKLKEAGLDYELNTKESDFGLDSSRFIVSASKGELKKIIPQIKGPDIKVTIKPIRSKTLSYTPLSGEMRVYSAERRLIIGVDPGITTGLAIIDLDGNILDLKSSKMFSKSEILSFIRGYGLPLIYACDTPHIPEFIVKLANSSDSKIFSPRRVMSISEKQELVYDFIRGGDVKITNSHKRDALAAAIKAYQYYKPVFNKIELKLSKTPFFIPANDVKAEVIMREKSISKAISDLSPKIESEQVSVEKPELPKPVATDDSIIRELRRKISNLTLFNEQLKEENNKLKSKIKELEARFKIVLDEEAVKLRRERAYRIKEEEIINLREQVNQLKNTISKLQNEIHNLKSIKTLEAQGKIKPIKIARNFSKESLTELDQQYGILKNDIIFLEDATGGGSGTAEILIERGVKAVITRNDMSHLALEKLISAEIPVIPVEAVDLSKYSDFYAVDAEKFSKVYNKFLEDIRRRKTGLTVDKLIEIINEYRSSRISYSNSQT
- a CDS encoding 4Fe-4S dicluster domain-containing protein, translating into MYKKLFKKHLENFISILSKFGVVYAPVKKASKLYDFTELTDFKELQLKYTRTMIPPKKFFLKPKEPLYLLNKDKGFKEIVDDSKTVLLGVHSCDINAINLLDRVYLNQFPDLFYKTRRDNTIIIGVSCEPDENCFCTSTGSSHALRGFDLFMHEVDDRYIIRVGSLKGFQIISECKNILADTSLPDIKEFKRVEAERIKRISLNLNVNGIQDILDLSHDHSAWQENADICFGCGTCNLVCPTCRCYDVVDYLKLDLKNGLRARRWDSCMLRQHALVAGGLNFRPTRVERLYNRFNCKMSFSEDSLNCVGCGRCTVYCPADINFVEVLNQVRED